In one window of Actinomycetota bacterium DNA:
- a CDS encoding anti-sigma factor, whose protein sequence is MIEDHDRIEELLAGHAMHSLDGEDAREVDRLLTEHVPGCARCRETLAVFQEVLGELALATSPVEPPELLLARLRSELRQEPIRELAGRRRSFGVWAAAAAAVAVVGLVAWNSVLDQRLGHVQSQQKKVTNVLSFMNQPGSRVVDLTDARLTSSRVLMGYRPRETRVFLLGTDVPDPDPGKEYRLWLGQGGQFTFIGAFTPDDGIVVLPLSFDASRYDQILITEESTDSEKSAPRGSRRWSAELTPAA, encoded by the coding sequence TTGATCGAGGACCACGACAGGATCGAGGAGCTGCTGGCGGGCCATGCCATGCACAGCCTGGACGGCGAGGACGCCCGGGAGGTGGACCGGCTGCTCACGGAGCACGTGCCGGGGTGCGCGCGGTGCAGGGAGACGCTGGCCGTGTTCCAGGAGGTGCTGGGCGAGCTGGCCCTGGCCACGTCCCCGGTGGAGCCTCCGGAGCTGCTCCTGGCCCGGCTTCGCTCCGAACTGCGCCAGGAGCCGATCCGCGAGCTCGCGGGTCGCCGGCGGTCGTTCGGCGTGTGGGCGGCCGCCGCGGCGGCCGTGGCGGTGGTCGGGCTGGTGGCGTGGAACAGCGTCCTCGATCAGCGCCTCGGGCACGTCCAGTCCCAGCAGAAGAAGGTCACGAACGTCCTGTCGTTCATGAACCAGCCGGGCTCCAGGGTGGTGGACCTCACCGACGCCCGGCTCACCAGCAGCCGAGTGCTCATGGGCTACCGGCCCCGGGAGACCCGCGTGTTCCTGCTGGGGACCGACGTCCCCGACCCCGACCCCGGCAAGGAGTACCGCCTGTGGCTGGGCCAGGGGGGGCAGTTCACCTTCATCGGCGCGTTCACCCCCGACGACGGCATCGTGGTCCTGCCGCTCTCCTTCGACGCCAGCCGCTACGACCAGATCCTGATCACCGAGGAGTCCACCGACTCGGAGAAGAGTGCCCCCCGCGGCTCCCGCCGGTGGTCCGCGGAGCTGACCCCGGCGGCCTGA
- a CDS encoding DUF4325 domain-containing protein has product MANRKGERTEGGIKNLARQMLSRQEALTSGQLAQAAGVTRQAAHYHLVQMLESGEVDRRGSGRGTRYIRNAEFARGYELVGLEEDRVWKEVAAAVHALDRLRPNVRSILEYSFTEMLNNAIDHSAGRLVQVTLWTPPAYVAFEIVDDGIGALRNVRESWRLPDDFAAIQELSKGKGTTAPTRHSGEGIFFTSKAVDRFELEAGTLRWIVANRRQDQVVRDVPPRRGTLVRCEVDTDSKGTLTDVFSAFTERDTLEFDKSSLRVSLFETGGDFVSRSEAKRLANRLEGFTNVILDFAGVQGVGQGFVDELFRVWARAHPETRLVPVNMSPAVAWMVGRGSASTLLGPDALRI; this is encoded by the coding sequence GTGGCAAATCGTAAAGGAGAGAGGACCGAGGGAGGAATCAAGAACCTCGCTCGCCAGATGCTCTCGCGCCAGGAAGCTCTCACCTCTGGCCAACTCGCCCAGGCTGCCGGCGTCACCCGCCAGGCGGCGCACTACCACCTCGTCCAGATGCTCGAGTCCGGCGAAGTGGACCGCCGTGGTTCAGGCAGGGGAACCCGATACATTCGCAACGCGGAATTTGCTCGAGGATACGAGCTCGTCGGTCTGGAAGAGGACCGAGTATGGAAAGAAGTCGCGGCCGCAGTACACGCTCTCGATAGGCTCCGACCAAACGTCCGCTCTATCCTCGAATACTCGTTCACCGAGATGCTCAACAACGCAATCGACCATTCGGCCGGTCGCCTGGTTCAGGTGACGCTGTGGACTCCACCCGCATACGTCGCATTCGAGATCGTCGACGACGGTATCGGGGCGCTTCGGAACGTCCGGGAGAGCTGGCGTCTGCCGGACGACTTCGCCGCGATTCAGGAACTCTCGAAAGGGAAGGGCACGACCGCTCCGACGAGGCACAGTGGGGAGGGTATCTTCTTCACTTCCAAGGCCGTCGATCGATTCGAACTCGAGGCGGGAACCCTCCGTTGGATCGTGGCCAATCGCCGCCAGGACCAGGTCGTGAGGGATGTACCGCCTCGTCGGGGCACGCTCGTCCGCTGCGAGGTGGACACGGACTCGAAAGGAACTCTCACCGACGTCTTCTCAGCGTTCACCGAGCGTGACACCCTTGAATTCGACAAGTCGTCTCTGAGGGTGAGCCTCTTCGAGACCGGAGGAGACTTTGTCTCCAGGTCGGAGGCGAAACGACTGGCCAATCGGCTTGAGGGGTTCACCAATGTCATCTTGGATTTCGCCGGTGTCCAAGGAGTCGGCCAAGGCTTCGTCGACGAACTCTTCCGCGTCTGGGCCCGGGCGCATCCCGAGACG
- a CDS encoding sigma-70 family RNA polymerase sigma factor, whose translation MRGDDLDRLDLELHERLRSGSRDAFEELYRRYAPGAYGLALRVTGQDLLAQEVVHDAFMALWRAPEAYDPARGPFRSFFLSLVHHRAVDTVRREERLRRRTERALNLTDPTGEDVAEGVVEEAWLATRRKEVREALSTLPPDQRRVLEMAYFQGYTQAAIAVELGIPLGTVKTRTLAALRKLRRALSHEAE comes from the coding sequence GTGCGCGGGGACGATCTGGACCGGCTGGACCTCGAGCTGCACGAGCGACTTCGCTCTGGCAGCCGGGACGCGTTCGAGGAGCTGTACCGCCGCTACGCCCCGGGCGCGTACGGCCTGGCCCTTCGGGTCACCGGCCAGGACCTCCTGGCCCAGGAGGTGGTCCACGACGCCTTCATGGCCCTGTGGCGGGCCCCGGAGGCGTACGACCCGGCCCGGGGGCCGTTCCGGAGCTTCTTCCTGTCGCTGGTCCACCACCGCGCCGTCGACACGGTCAGGCGGGAGGAACGGCTGCGCCGGCGCACCGAACGGGCCCTGAACCTGACGGACCCCACCGGCGAAGATGTAGCGGAAGGTGTCGTCGAGGAGGCCTGGCTGGCCACTCGCCGCAAGGAGGTCCGCGAGGCCCTGTCGACGCTCCCTCCCGACCAGCGACGGGTGCTGGAGATGGCATATTTCCAGGGCTACACACAGGCTGCGATCGCGGTGGAGCTGGGGATCCCCCTGGGTACCGTGAAGACGCGTACGCTCGCCGCGCTCCGAAAGCTCCGGCGCGCGCTGTCGCACGAGGCGGAATGA
- a CDS encoding glutaredoxin family protein, which produces MSRVVMYSRRRCGLCDEARSVILAQRDRTPFEFEEVTIDGDDGLERGYGLRVPVVEIDGREAFETFVDRQALARLLGAD; this is translated from the coding sequence ATGTCACGCGTGGTCATGTACTCCCGCCGCCGGTGCGGCCTGTGCGACGAGGCCAGGAGCGTCATCCTGGCTCAGCGCGACCGGACGCCGTTCGAGTTCGAGGAGGTCACGATCGACGGCGACGACGGCCTCGAGCGAGGCTACGGCCTCCGGGTGCCGGTGGTCGAGATCGACGGCCGGGAGGCCTTCGAGACCTTCGTCGATCGGCAGGCCCTGGCCCGGCTCCTCGGGGCGGACTGA